One window of the Candidatus Jettenia sp. genome contains the following:
- a CDS encoding KpsF/GutQ family sugar-phosphate isomerase encodes MKEKSLSDTAYAKEILFMESEAVRNLIDRLDHSFQKAVDLIFTCKGRVIVTGIGKAGIIGQKISATLASTGTPSYWIHSSEARHGDLGRIVANDIILALSNSGETEVVTLLPFVKQIGAKVIAITGNNKSSLASHSDVVLDIGKIKEPCPLGLAPSASSTAMLALGDALALTIFKKRNLSKEDYAFYHPGGELGRKLLTVEMVMRKNEGNPVADEDMILLDVLTIMTETAGKPGAVSIVDKQNKLVGFFTDGDLRRHLKNGVSFLQYRVKEVMTRSPKVINARCLAAEAYKILKDYKIDQLPVVDGSNTPIGIIDVQDLLEVGF; translated from the coding sequence ATGAAAGAAAAATCTCTGTCCGACACTGCATATGCAAAAGAAATATTATTCATGGAATCGGAAGCAGTAAGGAATTTGATCGACCGGCTAGATCATAGTTTTCAAAAGGCCGTCGATTTAATCTTTACCTGTAAAGGACGGGTGATAGTTACTGGTATTGGAAAGGCAGGGATTATTGGTCAGAAAATTTCTGCAACATTGGCCAGTACAGGTACTCCATCATATTGGATTCATTCATCTGAAGCAAGACATGGCGACCTTGGGCGCATCGTGGCCAATGACATTATCCTTGCGCTCTCTAACAGTGGTGAAACAGAAGTTGTTACCCTCCTGCCTTTTGTTAAACAAATCGGGGCAAAGGTGATAGCCATTACCGGAAATAATAAATCTTCCCTGGCTTCTCACAGTGATGTTGTGCTTGATATCGGGAAGATTAAGGAGCCATGTCCTTTGGGCCTTGCGCCGTCAGCAAGCTCAACTGCAATGCTTGCTCTGGGTGATGCTTTAGCCCTTACCATATTTAAAAAACGAAATCTCAGCAAAGAGGACTATGCCTTCTATCACCCTGGCGGAGAGCTGGGAAGGAAATTACTTACGGTAGAAATGGTTATGCGCAAGAACGAAGGAAATCCTGTAGCAGATGAGGATATGATCTTATTGGATGTTCTTACCATTATGACAGAAACAGCAGGTAAGCCTGGAGCTGTGAGTATTGTCGATAAACAGAATAAACTGGTAGGGTTTTTTACTGATGGTGATTTGAGAAGACATCTGAAAAATGGTGTATCATTTTTACAATACAGGGTAAAAGAGGTTATGACCCGGTCTCCCAAGGTTATAAATGCCCGATGCCTGGCCGCTGAGGCATATAAGATATTGAAGGATTATAAGATCGATCAGCTCCCCGTGGTTGATGGTTCCAATACGCCCATAGGTATTATAGATGTGCAGGATTTATTAGAGGTTGGATTTTAA
- a CDS encoding site-2 protease family protein, translating to MDLNNLIISIPAILYALTIHEYFHGWAANRLGDPTARLQGRLTLNPLAHIDILGALCFVFAHFGWGKPVPINPYNFKNPRRDNMIVSFAGPASNFASAFLFGVIFQLLRKMPFIPANMSALFYNLLISGIIMNLSLAFFNMIPLFPLDGSHIMESLLPYEMSQKYKQIERYSPFILLGLIILGNYGGISILGMIIGPPIQYFLRLFTGL from the coding sequence GTGGATCTTAATAACTTAATTATATCAATTCCTGCGATACTCTATGCACTAACAATTCATGAGTACTTTCATGGTTGGGCAGCTAACAGGCTTGGCGACCCCACAGCAAGGCTACAGGGGAGGTTGACGCTAAATCCATTAGCGCATATCGATATTCTCGGCGCATTATGTTTTGTCTTTGCCCATTTTGGATGGGGCAAGCCTGTCCCTATTAATCCCTACAATTTTAAAAATCCCCGCCGGGATAATATGATCGTATCCTTTGCAGGACCTGCTTCTAATTTTGCTTCTGCATTTTTATTTGGCGTAATTTTTCAACTCTTAAGGAAAATGCCATTTATACCGGCGAATATGTCTGCCCTTTTTTATAATTTACTCATATCAGGAATTATCATGAACCTGTCGCTGGCATTTTTTAATATGATTCCTTTATTCCCTTTAGATGGTTCCCATATTATGGAAAGTCTATTACCTTATGAGATGTCTCAAAAATACAAACAAATCGAACGCTACAGTCCGTTTATCCTGCTGGGACTAATCATCCTGGGAAACTACGGGGGTATCTCGATTTTAGGCATGATAATTGGACCGCCTATCCAGTATTTTTTAAGATTATTTACGGGTTTATAA
- a CDS encoding segregation/condensation protein A, producing the protein MTDGYKIELDIYNGPVDLLLYLIQREEVNIYDIPIARITDQYLQHVEALQTLDMNIAGDFLVMAATLMYIKSYMLLPRTEAQGDEEENIDPRLSLVKQLLEYKRYKESTFILERRAAEWEKRLARPYKELPAETSDKEEEIALEGIGIWDLLQRFSQLMKQTLSDVSAKVTYDDTPIQEYMDMVVKKVHTHTSIAFADLFTGIQERIRIIGFFLALLELVRLHKIRIEQPENYADIQISLHSSPLDEGLHY; encoded by the coding sequence ATGACGGACGGATATAAAATAGAATTGGATATATATAATGGACCGGTCGATTTACTCCTTTATTTAATCCAAAGAGAGGAAGTAAATATCTATGATATTCCCATTGCGCGGATTACAGATCAATATTTACAACACGTGGAAGCGCTGCAAACCCTGGATATGAATATTGCAGGAGATTTTTTGGTAATGGCGGCAACGCTCATGTATATCAAATCCTATATGCTTCTTCCACGCACAGAGGCACAAGGGGATGAAGAAGAGAATATAGACCCGCGCTTATCCCTTGTAAAGCAATTACTGGAATACAAACGGTATAAAGAAAGCACTTTTATCCTGGAACGAAGGGCTGCCGAATGGGAAAAGAGATTAGCGCGGCCGTACAAAGAACTCCCTGCCGAGACATCCGATAAAGAAGAAGAGATAGCCCTGGAAGGGATAGGCATATGGGATCTTTTGCAAAGGTTTTCTCAACTGATGAAGCAAACATTATCTGATGTGTCTGCGAAAGTCACCTATGATGATACGCCAATACAGGAATATATGGATATGGTTGTGAAAAAGGTTCATACTCACACCTCAATAGCCTTTGCAGACCTTTTTACCGGAATACAGGAAAGGATCCGGATTATTGGATTCTTTTTAGCTTTATTGGAATTAGTCCGTTTACATAAAATAAGGATTGAACAACCAGAAAACTATGCGGATATTCAGATATCTCTCCATAGTTCTCCTTTAGACGAAGGTTTACATTATTAA
- a CDS encoding Trm112 family protein: protein MITRELLDILACPLCKTDVRLEGDRIVCTNCGRRYPIRDDIPVMLIDEAELPEKPKKER from the coding sequence ATGATTACCAGGGAATTACTGGATATTCTCGCCTGTCCGCTCTGCAAAACTGATGTCAGGCTGGAAGGGGACAGGATTGTTTGTACCAATTGCGGACGACGATATCCTATAAGAGATGATATTCCTGTAATGCTTATCGATGAGGCTGAGCTACCGGAGAAACCGAAAAAGGAAAGGTAA
- the yidC gene encoding membrane protein insertase YidC yields MVEPISEKTQEQEKKVIGKPGQSAIMPVESIKPQTEIPRKEIIIENELVKMVWTNEGAALKSVKLKRFKDPEAKETLELLKEDTTEYRPLAIDTILGKSDFREWRYTIAEHSKDKIVFTCSLEEGINIMKTISLPPDKYHVNVDVVLENKTDDDVSLAYSVIASSMIMHEGEPSTDMAAVAGVDMGNKRIKLVSTSPKNLPLKNESVGISWAGSMNKYFATILKPASSDWVGAVNAQAFDAQGIPINEKAEHGDFMVSIQTNKLRILPHDMVKHNYLYFVGPKKEEILQHYETLDALLTYGWLNAISKALLAFLNAVHRVLPNYGLSIIVLTILIKIILFPLTKKSQVSMFRMQQLQPMINQLKEKYKHDKQRMGKEQMLLFKKYGANPMSGCLPMLLQLPVFFALFRTLQLSFEMRQAPFVLWINDLSRPDTLMTLPFTIPFIGNALNILPLVMTGASFVQMKTTPKAPAADPQAQAQQKMMSFMPIMFAFILYNMPSGLTLYWTVSTVFSIIEGIIIRKSIKKIKIK; encoded by the coding sequence GTGGTAGAACCTATTTCAGAAAAGACCCAGGAACAAGAGAAAAAGGTTATTGGCAAACCTGGGCAGTCAGCAATAATGCCTGTGGAATCGATTAAACCTCAGACGGAAATTCCCCGAAAAGAGATTATCATAGAAAATGAACTGGTAAAGATGGTATGGACAAATGAAGGGGCAGCACTGAAGTCTGTAAAACTCAAGCGTTTTAAGGATCCGGAGGCAAAAGAAACCCTTGAGTTGCTAAAAGAAGATACTACGGAATACCGTCCACTCGCTATTGATACTATCCTTGGAAAATCCGACTTTCGGGAATGGCGATATACCATTGCTGAGCATAGTAAGGATAAAATCGTATTTACGTGCAGCCTGGAAGAGGGAATCAATATTATGAAAACCATTAGTCTGCCCCCGGATAAATACCATGTAAATGTGGACGTTGTCTTGGAGAATAAGACCGATGATGATGTTTCGCTCGCATACAGCGTTATTGCATCCTCCATGATCATGCACGAGGGAGAACCTTCGACTGATATGGCTGCAGTCGCTGGTGTGGATATGGGAAATAAACGGATTAAATTAGTCAGCACATCGCCAAAGAACTTGCCTCTCAAAAATGAATCTGTAGGTATTTCCTGGGCTGGATCGATGAATAAGTATTTTGCTACGATCTTAAAACCTGCATCCAGTGATTGGGTTGGGGCAGTGAATGCACAGGCATTTGATGCTCAGGGTATTCCTATAAATGAAAAGGCAGAACATGGGGATTTCATGGTTAGTATACAAACCAATAAACTTCGTATCCTTCCCCATGATATGGTTAAACACAACTATTTATATTTTGTAGGACCCAAAAAAGAGGAGATTCTTCAACACTATGAGACTTTGGATGCACTTCTCACGTATGGCTGGTTAAACGCAATCAGCAAGGCGCTTTTAGCTTTTTTAAATGCTGTTCACCGTGTGCTTCCTAATTATGGCCTCTCCATTATTGTGTTGACTATCCTTATTAAAATAATCCTTTTTCCGCTCACAAAAAAAAGTCAGGTTTCCATGTTTAGAATGCAGCAGTTGCAGCCTATGATTAATCAGCTAAAGGAAAAGTATAAGCATGATAAGCAACGGATGGGCAAGGAACAGATGTTGTTATTTAAAAAGTATGGCGCTAACCCAATGAGCGGCTGCTTACCGATGTTGTTACAACTTCCGGTATTTTTCGCACTCTTCCGTACCTTACAACTTTCTTTTGAAATGAGACAAGCCCCATTTGTCCTGTGGATCAATGATCTCTCAAGGCCTGACACTTTAATGACCCTTCCGTTTACTATCCCTTTTATAGGGAATGCCCTCAATATTTTACCATTAGTTATGACAGGCGCTTCATTTGTTCAAATGAAGACGACGCCGAAAGCCCCTGCGGCAGACCCCCAGGCGCAGGCCCAACAAAAGATGATGTCGTTTATGCCCATTATGTTTGCTTTCATTTTGTATAACATGCCATCAGGCCTTACCCTTTACTGGACAGTAAGTACGGTATTTAGTATTATTGAAGGTATTATAATCAGGAAATCTATTAAAAAGATAAAAATAAAATAG
- the mnmE gene encoding tRNA uridine-5-carboxymethylaminomethyl(34) synthesis GTPase MnmE produces MFPETQDTIVAASTPSGRSLCAIIKISGPEAIQCIKDIFIPTPQVNLEHIPTYTSLCGHIHLPAEHVTIPVVLYIMKQPYSYTREDVVEIHTPGSPVIVEMLLYFILSNGIQTKKSIRLSQPGEFTKRAFLHGRIDLTQAEGVLHIIRAQTDRELNRAVAQLEGDVSKKMKHIQNDIVSLCSYIEAAIDFSDQDIELISTAEIRNRIEILEKNILQFLNQPETMKVTSEGIDTILYGNPNVGKSSLINALLGRKRSIVCEIPGTTRDVITSTLEIEGICFKLIDTAGIDNTEDVIMSGAMKMAQASLKRAQIVVLVFDGSIDISKQVKEMELEGLTVNVIVIINKCDLQKNKQIVEMPDMLKKYPLIHTSALTGEGLERLKELLKESVLGGRVNLSGDSTCFTVRQREAIQRSLQSIHRAMESAENDESHEFIALSLHEAIDILGEIAGEVTTEDILDKVFSEFCIGK; encoded by the coding sequence ATGTTCCCCGAAACTCAAGATACCATCGTGGCAGCTTCCACACCATCGGGGAGGTCTCTTTGCGCAATCATAAAGATCAGCGGTCCTGAAGCCATTCAGTGTATTAAAGATATTTTTATACCAACCCCTCAGGTTAATTTGGAACATATCCCCACCTACACCTCACTATGCGGGCATATTCATCTTCCGGCTGAACATGTTACTATTCCCGTAGTTTTATATATCATGAAACAACCCTATTCTTACACAAGAGAGGATGTCGTGGAAATTCATACCCCCGGTTCTCCGGTAATCGTCGAAATGCTCTTGTATTTCATCCTATCAAACGGGATCCAGACAAAAAAAAGTATTCGTCTTTCGCAGCCTGGCGAATTTACCAAACGCGCTTTCCTGCACGGGAGAATAGATCTTACCCAGGCAGAGGGTGTACTTCACATAATCCGTGCACAAACAGATCGTGAACTAAACAGAGCGGTTGCGCAACTGGAAGGAGATGTATCGAAGAAGATGAAACACATTCAAAATGATATAGTTTCCCTCTGTTCATATATAGAAGCTGCAATTGATTTCTCTGATCAGGATATCGAATTAATATCTACAGCAGAAATACGGAACAGGATAGAAATACTTGAAAAAAACATATTACAGTTTCTGAATCAACCGGAAACTATGAAAGTTACATCAGAAGGAATTGATACCATTTTATATGGTAATCCTAATGTTGGTAAATCGAGCCTGATCAACGCTTTACTAGGCAGAAAAAGATCTATAGTTTGTGAAATACCAGGAACAACACGGGATGTTATTACCAGTACTTTAGAAATTGAGGGTATTTGTTTCAAATTAATAGATACGGCAGGAATAGATAATACGGAAGATGTTATTATGTCCGGAGCGATGAAAATGGCACAGGCCAGTCTGAAAAGGGCGCAGATTGTCGTTTTGGTTTTCGATGGCAGTATTGATATAAGCAAACAGGTAAAGGAAATGGAATTAGAAGGTCTGACCGTCAATGTAATTGTGATTATAAATAAATGCGATCTGCAAAAAAATAAACAGATTGTCGAGATGCCGGATATGTTAAAAAAGTACCCTCTGATACATACTTCTGCTTTAACCGGGGAAGGTCTGGAAAGGCTTAAGGAACTATTAAAAGAGAGTGTTTTGGGGGGAAGAGTCAATCTGTCTGGCGACTCCACATGCTTTACCGTGCGCCAAAGAGAAGCGATACAGCGCTCCCTTCAATCAATACATCGGGCTATGGAATCAGCAGAAAATGATGAAAGCCATGAATTTATAGCATTAAGCTTGCATGAGGCAATAGATATCCTTGGCGAGATTGCCGGGGAGGTTACAACAGAAGATATTTTGGATAAGGTGTTCTCTGAATTCTGTATTGGCAAATAA
- a CDS encoding cytidine/deoxycytidylate deaminase family protein: MNKRPSWDEYFLRITREVAQRSTCLRRQVGALLVIDKHILTTGYNGAPSGIQHCLDIGCLREQLKIPPGERHELCRGLHAEMNALLQAANYGIKISGATLYSTTHPCSLCAKMLVNVGIKRIVTLTDYPDALAKEILSMANIKVEIVTLDNPPKE; this comes from the coding sequence ATGAACAAAAGACCATCATGGGATGAATATTTTTTACGAATCACCAGGGAAGTAGCACAGAGGTCTACTTGTTTGCGAAGACAGGTAGGCGCCCTTCTGGTTATCGATAAACATATCCTGACGACAGGCTATAACGGCGCACCAAGCGGAATCCAACATTGTCTGGACATTGGCTGTTTACGGGAACAACTCAAGATACCGCCAGGGGAGAGACATGAGCTGTGTCGTGGTCTTCATGCCGAGATGAATGCCCTGCTTCAGGCGGCAAATTATGGTATAAAGATTTCCGGAGCAACTCTCTACAGCACAACCCATCCATGCTCTCTCTGTGCAAAAATGCTCGTTAATGTAGGAATCAAACGTATTGTTACCCTTACTGATTACCCTGATGCCCTTGCCAAAGAGATACTTTCAATGGCAAATATTAAAGTAGAGATTGTAACATTAGACAACCCTCCTAAGGAATAG
- a CDS encoding YgiT-type zinc finger protein, producing MMPFEKCPICGGKMIEKEVEKLLRGGNNTAVLKVHAEVCLRCGERLYSQETVRKFEEIRVKLEHQDTVDFQPLGKSFQVM from the coding sequence ATGATGCCATTTGAAAAATGCCCCATTTGTGGGGGTAAAATGATCGAAAAAGAGGTAGAAAAACTTTTACGCGGGGGCAATAACACTGCCGTTCTAAAAGTACATGCAGAAGTCTGTCTTCGTTGCGGTGAACGCCTTTACTCCCAGGAAACTGTCAGAAAATTTGAAGAAATCAGGGTTAAACTCGAACATCAAGATACAGTAGACTTTCAACCATTAGGAAAATCATTCCAAGTAATGTAA
- a CDS encoding DUF4258 domain-containing protein, with amino-acid sequence MNIVNIIEAIQANRVRISDHADEEAEADKLTFDEVYFSVFHGEIIEDYPNDKPYPSCLIYGQTFSGCPVHSVWAYNEINL; translated from the coding sequence ATGAACATTGTGAACATTATTGAAGCAATTCAAGCAAACCGGGTCAGAATCTCTGACCATGCTGACGAAGAAGCCGAAGCTGATAAGCTCACATTTGATGAAGTTTATTTTTCAGTCTTTCATGGTGAAATTATTGAGGATTACCCGAACGACAAACCGTATCCAAGTTGTTTGATATATGGCCAGACTTTTAGCGGTTGTCCTGTTCACAGTGTGTGGGCATACAATGAAATAAATCTTTAG